From a region of the Brockia lithotrophica genome:
- the eno gene encoding phosphopyruvate hydratase: MSWIEQVVGREVLDSRGFPTVEVEVVLSSGARGRAIVPSGASTGVHEALELRDGGSRYRGKGVLQAVENVNSVIREALLGLDPLRQRDIDAVLVELDGTDNKSRLGANAILGASLAVAHAASEDLGVPLFVYLGGARARLLPVPLMNVLNGGKHADNALDVQEFMIAPVGAPTFREALRMGAEVFHALRDVLKARGHSVNVGDEGGFAPALARTEEALELLVEAIERAGYRPGEDVLLAMDVAASELFRDGRYVFSGEGRSLTAEELVDLYADLVRRYPVFSIEDALAEDDWEGWAKLTSALGGQVQLVGDDLFVTNPARLEEGIRRGVANAVLVKVNQIGTLSETFDTLDVAARAGYRSILSHRSGETEDVTIAHLAVAAGSGQIKTGAPSRTDRVAKYNELLRIEEYLGDAALYAGTLPPFRKV, encoded by the coding sequence GTGAGTTGGATCGAACAGGTTGTGGGCCGCGAGGTCCTCGATTCGCGAGGGTTTCCCACGGTGGAGGTGGAGGTGGTCCTTTCCAGCGGCGCCCGCGGGCGGGCCATCGTCCCCTCGGGGGCGTCCACGGGGGTGCACGAGGCGCTCGAACTTCGCGACGGCGGATCGCGCTACCGCGGGAAAGGCGTCCTTCAGGCCGTAGAAAACGTGAACTCCGTAATCCGCGAAGCCCTTCTCGGCCTCGACCCCCTGCGCCAACGCGACATCGACGCCGTGCTCGTGGAGCTCGACGGGACGGACAACAAGTCGCGCTTGGGGGCGAACGCCATTTTGGGGGCATCCCTCGCCGTTGCCCATGCCGCAAGCGAGGACTTGGGTGTCCCGCTCTTCGTGTACCTCGGCGGCGCCAGGGCGCGCCTGCTTCCCGTGCCGCTCATGAACGTCTTGAACGGAGGGAAGCACGCGGACAACGCCCTCGACGTGCAGGAGTTCATGATCGCGCCTGTGGGAGCGCCTACCTTTCGTGAAGCACTGCGTATGGGCGCCGAGGTGTTTCACGCCCTGCGCGACGTCCTCAAGGCCCGCGGGCATTCCGTGAACGTCGGAGACGAAGGTGGCTTCGCTCCGGCGCTCGCGCGTACGGAGGAAGCTCTCGAACTCCTCGTTGAGGCGATCGAGCGGGCGGGCTACCGCCCCGGCGAAGACGTGCTTCTCGCGATGGACGTTGCGGCGAGCGAACTCTTCCGCGACGGGCGGTATGTGTTTTCCGGGGAAGGGCGTTCGCTCACGGCGGAAGAGCTCGTGGACCTGTACGCCGACCTCGTCCGGCGCTACCCCGTGTTTTCCATCGAGGACGCGCTGGCCGAGGACGACTGGGAAGGTTGGGCGAAACTCACGTCCGCCCTCGGGGGACAGGTGCAGCTCGTCGGCGACGACCTCTTCGTCACGAACCCCGCGCGCCTCGAGGAGGGAATCCGCCGCGGGGTGGCCAACGCCGTCCTCGTCAAGGTGAACCAGATTGGTACGCTTTCCGAAACGTTTGACACGTTGGACGTCGCGGCACGCGCAGGGTACCGGTCCATCCTCTCCCATCGTTCGGGGGAAACCGAGGACGTGACGATCGCCCACCTTGCGGTCGCCGCCGGTTCCGGACAGATCAAGACGGGGGCGCCGTCGCGTACGGACCGCGTCGCCAAGTACAACGAACTCCTGCGCATCGAGGAGTACCTCGGCGATGCCGCCCTGTACGCGGGAACGCTTCCCCCGTTTCGCAAGGTGTAG
- the tpiA gene encoding triose-phosphate isomerase → MKPWLGANWKMHKTVREAREYVARWNSLVEESPLGEEAEVVLFPPFTALAAVGEALVGASLGAQDVYPEDQGAFTGEISPLMLAELGVRYVLVGHSERRHILGEEDAFLRRKFDALVARGFVPVLCVGETAEERRAGRTEEVLLRQLEGVLGGREAFPGTFVVAYEPVWAIGTGTPATPEDAAQAVARIRTYLHGRFGAAADGVPVVYGGSVDPENVGGFVRPGVSDGALVGSKSLEADVFYRLVRNALEAWREG, encoded by the coding sequence GTGAAGCCCTGGCTCGGCGCAAACTGGAAAATGCACAAGACCGTCCGCGAGGCGCGGGAGTACGTGGCCCGCTGGAATTCCCTCGTCGAGGAGTCCCCCCTAGGGGAAGAGGCCGAAGTCGTCCTCTTTCCGCCCTTTACGGCCCTGGCCGCGGTAGGGGAGGCGCTCGTGGGGGCTTCTCTCGGAGCGCAGGACGTCTACCCAGAAGATCAGGGGGCGTTTACGGGGGAGATCTCCCCCCTCATGCTTGCGGAGCTCGGCGTACGGTATGTCCTCGTCGGCCACTCGGAGCGGCGGCACATCCTGGGGGAGGAGGACGCCTTCCTCCGGCGGAAGTTCGACGCCCTCGTCGCCCGCGGGTTCGTCCCCGTCCTCTGCGTCGGGGAGACGGCGGAAGAGCGGCGCGCGGGAAGGACGGAAGAGGTGCTCCTTCGTCAGTTGGAAGGGGTGCTCGGGGGGCGCGAGGCGTTTCCCGGAACCTTCGTCGTCGCCTACGAACCCGTATGGGCGATCGGGACGGGCACACCGGCGACTCCCGAAGATGCGGCGCAAGCCGTAGCGCGCATTCGGACGTACCTTCACGGGCGCTTTGGGGCGGCCGCAGACGGCGTCCCCGTCGTCTACGGCGGCAGCGTGGACCCCGAAAACGTGGGGGGATTCGTGCGCCCCGGGGTTTCCGACGGAGCGCTCGTGGGCTCCAAGAGCCTCGAGGCAGACGTCTTTTACCGCCTCGTCCGAAACGCCCTTGAGGCGTGGCGAGAAGGCTGA
- the gpmI gene encoding 2,3-bisphosphoglycerate-independent phosphoglycerate mutase, giving the protein MGKGPYLLVVLDGWGIREETYGNAVALARTPNFDRYWTTYPHTLLRASGPAVGLPEGQMGNSEVGHLNLGAGRIVYQDLLRIDRAIEDGSFFEIPAFVHAVRTARDRGKNLHLMGLLSPGGVHSHMRHLFALLDLARRQGFGRVYVHAFLDGRDVLPTSGKGDVARLLEVTASLGVGTLATLIGRYYAMDRDRRWERTEQAYRAIVYGEGIPVRDPISALEEAYAAGETDEFLRPRVLVDDEGRPRVRLQDGDAVIFFNFRPDRARQLVHALVDEEFHGFDRGPGRPKDLYVVTMTEYEANLPVRVAFPPEHLVRTAGEVWAEAGLTQLRIAETEKYAHVTYFFSGGREEPFPGERRVLIPSPKVATYDLKPEMSAYEVADALLEILRKDPPDVIVLNFANPDMVGHSGKLEPTVRAVEAVDENLGRVVDAVLALGGVAFITADHGNADMVLTPEGEPFTQHTLSPVPFIVTLPGIRLREGGVLGDVVPTMLDVMGIPKPPEMTGTSLILREVGARSERE; this is encoded by the coding sequence ATGGGGAAGGGGCCGTACCTCCTCGTCGTGCTGGACGGATGGGGGATTCGGGAAGAGACGTACGGCAATGCCGTCGCCCTCGCCCGCACGCCGAACTTCGACCGCTACTGGACTACCTACCCGCACACGCTCCTTCGGGCCTCCGGACCGGCCGTGGGGCTTCCCGAAGGACAGATGGGAAACTCGGAGGTGGGCCACCTCAACCTCGGCGCCGGGCGCATCGTGTACCAGGACCTCTTGCGCATCGACCGCGCGATCGAAGACGGTTCCTTTTTCGAAATCCCGGCCTTCGTTCACGCCGTTCGCACCGCCCGGGATCGGGGGAAGAACCTCCACCTCATGGGGCTTCTCTCTCCGGGAGGCGTGCACAGCCACATGCGCCACCTCTTTGCCCTTCTCGACCTCGCCCGGCGCCAGGGATTCGGCCGCGTCTACGTGCACGCCTTCCTCGACGGGCGGGACGTCTTGCCCACCAGCGGGAAGGGAGACGTGGCGCGCCTTCTCGAGGTAACGGCGTCTTTGGGCGTGGGGACGCTCGCTACCCTCATCGGCCGCTACTACGCCATGGACCGCGACCGCCGGTGGGAGCGGACGGAACAGGCGTACCGCGCGATCGTCTACGGCGAAGGGATTCCCGTCCGCGACCCCATTTCCGCCCTCGAAGAAGCATACGCCGCGGGCGAGACCGACGAGTTCTTGCGTCCCCGTGTCCTCGTAGACGATGAAGGCCGTCCGCGAGTTCGTCTTCAGGACGGCGACGCGGTGATCTTTTTCAACTTCCGTCCGGACCGGGCGCGCCAACTCGTGCACGCCCTCGTAGACGAGGAATTTCACGGGTTCGACCGCGGTCCGGGGCGTCCGAAGGACCTCTACGTCGTGACGATGACGGAGTACGAGGCAAACCTTCCCGTACGCGTCGCCTTTCCCCCGGAGCACCTCGTGCGCACGGCCGGGGAGGTTTGGGCGGAGGCGGGGCTTACGCAGCTTCGCATCGCCGAGACGGAAAAGTACGCCCACGTCACGTACTTCTTCAGCGGCGGCCGGGAGGAGCCCTTTCCGGGCGAGCGCCGCGTGCTCATTCCCTCTCCCAAGGTCGCCACGTACGACCTCAAGCCGGAAATGAGCGCCTACGAGGTAGCCGACGCGCTCTTAGAAATCCTCCGCAAGGATCCCCCCGACGTCATCGTTTTGAACTTCGCCAATCCAGACATGGTCGGGCATTCCGGCAAGCTCGAGCCTACCGTTCGGGCGGTGGAGGCGGTGGACGAAAACCTCGGGCGCGTGGTAGACGCCGTCCTCGCGCTCGGGGGCGTCGCCTTCATCACCGCCGACCACGGAAATGCGGACATGGTGCTCACGCCGGAGGGGGAACCCTTTACCCAGCACACGCTGAGTCCGGTCCCGTTCATCGTCACCCTTCCGGGAATCCGCCTGCGGGAGGGCGGCGTCCTCGGCGACGTCGTGCCTACGATGCTCGACGTGATGGGGATTCCCAAACCGCCAGAGATGACGGGTACGTCGCTCATCTTGCGCGAGGTGGGCGCGCGTTCGGAGCGGGAGTAG